A region of the Edaphobacter lichenicola genome:
CTTTGTCCTGCCGGACGGGCCCGCTACGCGCGGCGCGGTCACTTCGTGACTTGTATACCGGTCTTGATCGGTTCGCTGCATGGGGCCTCCCGTTAGTCGACGTGAGATTTCTCTTCCCGAGCATCGCTCGGGCCTCGGGTCGCTAATTTGCCTAGACAAGGTGTACGCGTCACGAAGTGACCGCACTCCGCGCAGGAGGCCCGTCCGGCAGGATAGTTTTCAGGCGAGGCCGTTGCGGGCGATGACTTCGCGGTAGAAGTGGGCGCTTTCCTTGGGCGTGCGCTTCTGCGTTGCGAAGTCTACATAGTGGATGCCGAAGCGGTAGGCGTAGCCGTCGGCCCACTCGAAGTTGTCCATCAGGCTCCAGAGGAAGTAGCCACGGACGGGAACGCCCTCGGAGACTCCGCGATGAAGCTGCGTGAGGTAGTTGCGGAGGTACATGACGCGGTCGGAGTCGTAGACGTGGCCATCGGGCGTGAGGACGTCGGTTGAAGAGGCTCCGTTTTCGGTGATGTAGATCTCCTTGATGTTCCAGAGCTGCGCGGCGAGCTTCGGTCCCCAGTAGAGCGCCTCGGGGCCGACGTGGAGCCAGGGGCTCATCATGTGCGGGTAGGAGTCGGGCGAGGGGATGCGGGCGAAGCCGGCGGGGGAGTCGTCGGCGCGGATGTAGGTGGGGGTGTAGATGTTGAGGCCGACGAAGTCGACGGGTGTGCCGATGGCCTTCATGTCGGCGTCGGTGAACTTGGGCGCGTCGGCTCCGGCGTGCGCGAGGTAGGCGTCGGTATAGCGGCCTTCCATGATGACGGTGAGATATCCGGCGTTGACCTCGCGCATGGCTTTGGCGGTGGCGGCGATGTGCTCCGGCGTTTCGATGATGGGGACGCAGGCGCTGATGTTTTCTGCGAGGCCGACCCTGGTGCCGGGCTTAGCGTGGGCGCGGATGGCCTGTACTCCGAGGCCGTGGGCGAGCACCGCGTGATGCCGAACCTGGTTGACGCCGGCGGGTGGAAGCTTGAGGCCGGGAGCGTGACGGCCGGTGGCGTATCCGTTGACAAAGGAGCTCATCTCGTTGAGGGTCATGAAGTACTTGACGCGGTCGGAGAGATGCCCGGCGACGTAGCCGGCGTAGTTGGCGAAGGCCTCGGAGGTGTCGCGCGACTGCCAGCCGCCCTTGTCTTCGAGCGCCTGCGGGAGATCCCAGTGGTAGAGCGTGCAGTAGGGCTGGATGTCGGCTGCGAGCAGCTCGTCGATGAGGCGGTTGTAGAAGTCGAGGCCCTTGGGATTGGGCGTGCCTGTGCCTTGCGGAAAGACGCGCGGCCATGCAACGGAGAAGCGGTAGGTCTTGAGCCCGAGCGCCTTCATCAGCTGCACG
Encoded here:
- a CDS encoding GH1 family beta-glucosidase, coding for MLNRFSRRTFARLLGSAALAPTALTTIATPASAEVTPSAPAARTFPQGFLWGSATASYQVEGAVNEDGRGPSIWDTFSHLPGKVKNGDTGDVANDHYHRYKEDVQLMKALGLKTYRFSVAWPRVFPQGTGTPNPKGLDFYNRLIDELLAADIQPYCTLYHWDLPQALEDKGGWQSRDTSEAFANYAGYVAGHLSDRVKYFMTLNEMSSFVNGYATGRHAPGLKLPPAGVNQVRHHAVLAHGLGVQAIRAHAKPGTRVGLAENISACVPIIETPEHIAATAKAMREVNAGYLTVIMEGRYTDAYLAHAGADAPKFTDADMKAIGTPVDFVGLNIYTPTYIRADDSPAGFARIPSPDSYPHMMSPWLHVGPEALYWGPKLAAQLWNIKEIYITENGASSTDVLTPDGHVYDSDRVMYLRNYLTQLHRGVSEGVPVRGYFLWSLMDNFEWADGYAYRFGIHYVDFATQKRTPKESAHFYREVIARNGLA